A stretch of Macadamia integrifolia cultivar HAES 741 chromosome 7, SCU_Mint_v3, whole genome shotgun sequence DNA encodes these proteins:
- the LOC122085177 gene encoding putative nuclease HARBI1, translated as MDRELDSDSSGDSLLPLIVIGYAIQHLKRKRSIDEDSDDETTSRITRQPKYTCQHTGHAWVFEMLSPNRPPRRVRRLFRMSREHFIGLVSALKERSLLANTKNITVEEQLSMAILVMAHNVRNDVIQELFHHSGETVSRHFHNVLAALRTFSREMVQPPSFEETPLQIKSNRKYYPFFVNCIGAIDGTHVSASIPLAKQVPYISSRKNKVTQNVCAACSFDMCFTFLWAGWEGSAHDNRILWEAINTPRLKFPHPPSGKYYLVDSEYTHMPGYMAPFKNVQYHQQDFRHRRPQSAEELFNFTHSSLRIVMKRSFGVLKKRFPILKMMPAYSFKTQALIVIACVAIHNFIRKQTTSDWLFEKAKRGEFDDESEDDGSDSDDYEDVNIANVVDGTQQQQWETYRNQIANQIEETYKDLG; from the exons ATGGATAGGGAACTTGATAGTGATTCTAGTGGTGACTCATTGTTACCACTTATTGTAATTGGTTATGCAATTCAACATTTGAAGCGCAAGAGAAGTATTGATGAAGACAGTGATGATGAAACAACTTCCCGAATTACAAGGCAACCTAAGTACACATGCCAACACACAGGTCATGCATGGGTCTTTGAAATGCTAAGCCCTAATAGACCTCCAAGAAGGGTTCGTAGACTATTTCGTATGTCTAGGGAGCATTTCATTGGGCTGGTGTCTGCATTGAAAGAAAGAAGTTTATTGGCAAACACAAAAAACATTACAGTGGAGGAACAATTGTCAATGGCCATCTTAGTGATGGCTCATAATGTTAGAAATGATGTCATCCAGGAATTGTTTCATCATTCGGGTGAAACAGTGAGCCGTCACTTTCATAATGTATTAGCAGCCTTACGAACATTTTCTAGAGAGATGGTACAACCACCCTCATTTGAGGAGACACCacttcaaatcaaatccaatcgGAAGTATTATCCATTCTTTGTCAATTGCATTGGTGCAATAGATGGAACACATGTAAGTGCATCAATTCCACTTGCAAAACAAGTACCATATATATCCAgtagaaaaaataaagttacCCAAAATGTATGTGctgcatgttcatttgacatgtgCTTCACCTTCCTTTGGGCTGGTTGGGAGGGTTCAGCACATGATAACCGAATCTTATGGGAAGCCATCAACACCCCTCGTTTGAAGTTTCCCCATCCGCCATCAG GAAAATACTATCTTGTTGATTCTGAATACACACATATGCCTGGGTATATGGCTCCTTTCAAGAATGTTCAGTATCATCAACAAGATTTTAGGCATAGAAGACCACAAAGTGCAGAGGAGTTATTTAATTTCACACACTCATCATTAAGAATCGTTATGAAGAGATCATTTGGCGTCTTGAAGAAACGTTTCCCCATTTTGAAGATGATGCCTGCTTATAGTTTCAAAACACAAGCATTGATTGTGATTGCATGTGTAGCCATACACAATTTCATTAGAAAGCAAACGACATCAGATTGGCTATTTGAGAAAGCAAAGAGGGGAGAGTTCGATGATGAAAGTGAAGATGATGGTAGTGATAGTGATGACTATGAGGACGTAAACATCGCAAATGTGGTTGATGGTACGCAACAACAACAATGGGAAACATATCGGAATCAAATTGCCAATCAGATTGAGGAAACCTACAAGGATTTAGGATGA
- the LOC122083482 gene encoding 60S ribosomal protein L7-2-like: MADEEQKPLPYVQETVLKKRKNNEEWAIRRKEQLGQKKLRSKENRKLIFKRAEQYIKEYRNQELDLVQMKHRGKRQKSSPVALKSNLLFIIRICGTNDMHPKTRKILHYLRLKRILAGVFVKANDGIMDMLRRVEPYVTYGYPNLKSVKELVYKKGSGKIGGQRVPLTDNNIIEQALGKHGIICLEDIVHEIATVGPHFKEVVSFLWPFKLNKTEDVQGKKKMYKDGGDAGNREDHINDLISKMN; encoded by the exons ATGGCTGATGAGGAACAGAAACCCCTCCCATACGTACAAGAGACGGTattgaagaaaaggaaaaataatgaaGAGTGGGCGATAAGAAGGAAAGAGCAGCTGGGACAAAAGAAGCTGAGAAGTAAAGAAAATCGAAAGCTCATCTTCAAAAGGGCCGAGCAGTATATCAAAGAATACCGAAACCAA GAGCTGGATCTTGTTCAAATGAAACATAGGGGAAAGCGGCAAAAGTCATCGCCTGTCGCACTCAAGTCCAATCTGCTTTTTATCATCCGAATTTGTGG AACAAACGATATGCATCCAAAGACTAGGAAGATACTTCACTATTTGAGGTTGAAGAGGATCCTTGCTGGTGTGTTTGTGAAGGCAAATGATGGGATAATGGATATGCTGCGCAGGGTGGAACCCTATGTGACATATGG ATATCCTAATCTGAAGAGTGTGAAGGAGTTGGTTTACAAGAAGGGTTCTGGAAAGATAGGTGGGCAGAGGGTTCCTCTCACTGATAATAATATTATTGAACAG GCACTTGGAAAGCATGGTATTATATGCTTGGAAGATATTGTGCATGAGATTGCTACTGTTGGCCCGCATTTTAAAGAGGTTGTCAGCTTTCTGTGGCCCTTCAAGCTCAACAAGACAGAAGATGtgcagggaaagaaaaagatgtacaaagatggGGGTGATGCTGGCAATCGTGAAGATCACATCAATGATCTCATATCTAAGATGAACTAA